The sequence CGGGTAGGACGGTCGATATACAGATCTTCCGACCCTTCGGGCCCTTGAACGATCAGGGCTTTGCGGTAGCCAAGCTTGATCAGAAGTCTCGAGAGACGGTCAAAGACCGTGTTATGATAAATTCCGAACACGATGAAGGGGGAACAGGAGTAGTCAACCAGCTTCTCCACCGTATTCAAAATGGTCCGCATGCCGATTTCCTCGCGGATCCCCCGGATACGCCCGAGCGGCGGGCACCATTCCTCTGAGCTTACATACAAGACACCGCTGCGGCTGGCGGCATGAATAGAGCTTGTACGGGAAAGTGAGGGAGCGGGAATATCCGCTTCCATAATAATATCCTGCAGCGTAATTCCCCATTTCGGAGGAAGCGAAGCAGAGCTGTGCAGTGTTACCGGCAGTCCTGCGGCGGCAAGCAAAAAGGCTGTAGGAAAGGTCGCGGCAAAAGAGCGAAGACGGCCGTCATAAGGACCGGCGCAGTCTATACCTTCGTGCAGGGGTTCACGCAGGGCGTAACTGCGGCAGACGGATACAAATGCCTCCAGCTCCTCTAGACTTTCAAGCTTGATCCGCTCGGCGATCAGGAATGCGCCAATTTGGGCCGGTGTGGCGGTCTGGCTAAGAATCGCTTCTGCGGAAGCGGCAGCTTCTTCATAATTTAGATCGCGGGCGCCCCTTTTGCCTCTGGCGACTTCT is a genomic window of Paenibacillus durus ATCC 35681 containing:
- a CDS encoding anthranilate phosphoribosyltransferase, whose protein sequence is MINILKEVARGKRGARDLNYEEAAASAEAILSQTATPAQIGAFLIAERIKLESLEELEAFVSVCRSYALREPLHEGIDCAGPYDGRLRSFAATFPTAFLLAAAGLPVTLHSSASLPPKWGITLQDIIMEADIPAPSLSRTSSIHAASRSGVLYVSSEEWCPPLGRIRGIREEIGMRTILNTVEKLVDYSCSPFIVFGIYHNTVFDRLSRLLIKLGYRKALIVQGPEGSEDLYIDRPTRVYTVENGDSGLDIIDPEALGLDTPVPELDWDARLQLETAEAVLRGGGHLAFYNQVMLNGAVRLHLAGRVGSIEEGVYTCKELLDSGKAWEAYSVWKNALLSEPPVTHPV